Proteins encoded in a region of the Dryobates pubescens isolate bDryPub1 chromosome 14, bDryPub1.pri, whole genome shotgun sequence genome:
- the RNF139 gene encoding E3 ubiquitin-protein ligase RNF139, producing MAPPGPPRLPWLRLGPRLRAGLEVALRVPSLFLIDAIFNSSPLPGGSLCAALLGVLLRLLGVFVSSVVLVLQQRALFKFYMIASAFLLAVTSVLVNYYASLHINFYSAYYTAAFGIQIFPHKGPSLWMALSILQLTFGIGYVTLLNVQSIYSQLIILDILIPVIGLIVELPLNVRQILVFISGLVLTLNTTAILVKKMKWFYYSVRYVYLLVRHMYRIYGLQLLMEDTWKRIRFPAVLRVFWLTRLTAQAVVLTYVVKMAETNTEEKFFLISWDNCWELICSLIISGCDSTLTVLGMSAVISSIAHYLGLGILAFIGSTDEDDKRLGFVAPVLFFILALQTGLSGLKPDERLVRLSRNMCLLLTAVLHFIHGMTDPVLMSLSASHVSSFRRHFPVLFVSACLFILPVLLSYVLWHHYALNTWLFAVTAFCVELCLKVIVSITVYILFMIDGYYNVLWEKLDDYVYYVRSTGNIIEFIFGVIMFGNGAYTMVFESGSKIRACMMCLHAYFNIYLQAKNGWKTFINRRTAVKKINSLPEVKGSRLQEIDDVCAICYHEFTTSARITPCNHYFHALCLRKWLYIQDTCPMCHQKVYIEDKENANISNNNGFVAPNENPVQVAEEAADAENELNEDNDSSDSDEENDECGAQHLNETVNVDSNSLGD from the coding sequence GTGTTTTTGTATCCAGTGTTGTTCTGGTCTTACAACAGCGAGCACTTTTCAAGTTTTATATGATCGcctctgcatttctgctggCTGTGACTTCAGTGTTAGTGAATTACTATGCTTCTTTGCACATAAACTTCTACAGTGCCTACTACACTGCTGCATTTGGGATTCAGATCTTCCCTCATAAAGGACCTTCGCTATGGATGGCACTTTCCATCCTTCAGCTTACCTTCGGAATTGGATACGTTACATTGCTAAATGTGCAGTCCATATACTCTCAACTCATCATCCTGGATATACTGATTCCCGTAATTGGCTTGATTGTTGAATTACCTTTAAATGTCCGTCAGATACTAGTTTTCATTTCAGGCCTAGTTCTGACACTAAATACCACAGCCATTTTAGTTAAGAAGATGAAGTGGTTTTACTACTCGGTGCGGTACGTGTACCTGCTGGTGAGGCACATGTACCGCATTTATGGATTACAGCTGTTGATGGAAGATACGTGGAAGAGGATTCGCTTTCCAGCTGTACTGCGTGTCTTCTGGCTAACCAGGCTTACAGCACAAGCTGTGGTATTAACATATGTTGTAAAGATGGCTGAAACTAATACAGaagagaaattcttcctgatatcATGGGATAACTGCTGGGAACTGATCTGCAGTCTGATCATAAGTGGCTGTGACTCTACCTTAACTGTGTTAGGCATGAGTGCCGTCATTTCCTCAATAGCGCATTATTTGGGACTGGGTATCTTGGCCTTCATCGGATCAACTGATGAGGATGACAAAAGGCTTGGTTTTGTAGCACCCGTCTTGTTCTTCATTTTGGCTCTGCAGACTGGTTTAAGTGGACTGAAACCAGACGAACGGCTAGTTCGCCTGAGTCGAAACATGTGCCTTTTGTTGACCGCAGTCCTGCATTTTATCCACGGAATGACAGACCCTGTGCTGATGTCTCTCAGTGCCTCCCACGTGTCATCATTCCGCAGACACTTCCCTGTACTGTTTGTTTCTGCTTGCCTTTTCatccttccagttctgctcagcTATGTCCTCTGGCACCACTATGCATTAAATACCTGGCTTTTTGCAGTTACAGCATTCTGTGTAGAGCTTTGCCTGAAAGTAATAGTTTCTATCACTGTTTATATATTGTTTATGATTGATGGCTACTATAATGTGCTATGGGAGAAACTTGATGATTATGTCTATTATGTTCGGTCAACTGGCAATATTATTGAGTTTATATTTGGAGTGATCATGTTTGGAAATGGAGCTTACACCATGGTTTTTGAATCGGGAAGCAAGATCCGTGCTTGCATGATGTGTCTACACGCGTACTTCAACATCTACCTGCAAGCAAAGAACGGCTGGAAGACTTTCATAAATCGCCGAACTGCTGTTAAGAAGATAAACTCCCTTCCAGAGGTAAAAGGAAGTCGGTTACAGGAAATAGATGATGTCTGTGCAATCTGCTACCACGAGTTCACCACCTCTGCTCGCATTACTCCATGCAACCATTACTTTCATGCACTTTGTCTTCGGAAGTGGCTGTACATTCAGGACACTTGCCCGATGTGCCACCAGAAAGTGTACATCGAGGACAAGGAAAATGCCAATATCTCTAATAACAACGGGTTTGTGGCACCAAATGAAAATCCTGTACAAGTTGCAGAAGAAGCTGCTGATGCTGAAAATGAACTGAATGAAGATAATGATAGTTCTGATAGTGATGAGGAAAACGATGAGTGTGGGGCCCAGCACTTGAACGAGACTGTTAATGTTGACTCTAACTCTCTTGGTGATTAA